The following coding sequences lie in one Peribacillus frigoritolerans genomic window:
- the def gene encoding peptide deformylase, translating to MAILPIVLFPEKILQQKCDKVTSFDKKLAKLLNNMYETMVEADGVGLAAPQVGVKKQVAVVEIEEGSGAIELINPEVLEMEGEQTGVEGCLSFPSLYGEVTRPYRVKVRAQDRKGSFFEIEAEDFLARALQHEIDHLQGVLFTSKVSRYISEEELERYGEE from the coding sequence TTGGCTATTTTACCGATTGTCTTGTTTCCTGAAAAAATTTTACAACAAAAATGCGATAAAGTAACAAGTTTTGATAAAAAGTTGGCAAAGCTGTTAAATAACATGTATGAAACGATGGTGGAGGCGGATGGCGTTGGACTTGCAGCACCTCAGGTTGGTGTGAAAAAGCAAGTGGCCGTCGTTGAAATAGAGGAAGGATCAGGTGCAATCGAACTGATTAATCCGGAAGTGCTGGAAATGGAAGGCGAACAGACAGGTGTTGAAGGATGCTTGAGCTTCCCGAGTTTATATGGCGAAGTAACGCGTCCATACCGTGTCAAAGTCCGGGCACAAGACCGAAAAGGATCTTTTTTCGAGATAGAAGCGGAAGATTTCCTTGCAAGGGCCCTTCAGCACGAAATCGATCATCTGCAAGGAGTTTTATTTACAAGTAAGGTTTCCCGGTATATTTCGGAAGAAGAGTTAGAAAGGTATGGAGAAGAATGA
- a CDS encoding thiamine diphosphokinase produces the protein MIISIMAGGPECFWPDLTSYKEKTDLWVGVDRGVWSLLEKGIEPRYGFGDFDSVSEGEYRKIEQRLEQINLYSSEKDETDLEIAFKWAIGQKPSEIHILGATGGRMDHFLGNIQLLQKESVLPHHDDMDIYIVDRQNIFTVKTAGSYEVTALKDKKYLSLLPVTAEVTGITLSGFKYPLDDASLEIGSTLCISNELISESGNVSFEKGILMVIRSSD, from the coding sequence ATGATTATTAGTATTATGGCTGGAGGTCCGGAATGTTTTTGGCCGGATCTGACATCGTATAAGGAGAAGACTGACCTTTGGGTCGGGGTTGACAGGGGAGTATGGTCTTTGCTTGAAAAAGGTATCGAACCTAGATACGGTTTTGGGGATTTTGATTCAGTTTCGGAAGGTGAATACAGGAAAATTGAGCAAAGGCTGGAACAAATCAATCTATATTCTTCGGAAAAGGATGAAACGGATTTAGAAATCGCTTTTAAATGGGCAATAGGGCAAAAGCCAAGTGAAATTCACATTCTGGGCGCAACAGGGGGAAGAATGGACCATTTTCTTGGGAATATCCAGCTGCTCCAAAAAGAAAGTGTCCTCCCTCATCATGACGATATGGATATATACATAGTCGATCGGCAAAATATATTCACAGTAAAGACAGCAGGTTCATATGAGGTCACTGCTTTGAAAGATAAGAAATACTTGTCATTGCTCCCCGTAACGGCTGAAGTCACCGGCATTACACTTTCGGGGTTCAAATACCCGCTGGATGATGCAAGCTTGGAAATAGGTTCGACGCTTTGCATCAGCAATGAACTAATTTCCGAATCTGGGAATGTTTCATTTGAGAAAGGCATATTAATGGTGATAAGAAGCAGTGATTAA
- the pknB gene encoding Stk1 family PASTA domain-containing Ser/Thr kinase, translating into MLIGRRINGRYKLIEMVGGGGMANVYLARDMILDRDVALKILRMDFNNDEEFIKRFNREAQSATSLAHPNIVSIYDVGEEDSIYYIVMEYVDGFTLKQYIQKYYPIPVDEALDIMRQITAAISHAHHNGIIHRDIKPQNILIDKEGTVKITDFGIALALSATNITQTNAVLGSVHYLSPEQARGGMANKKSDIYSLGIVMFELLTGRLPFSGESAVSIALKHLQSETPSPKRWNSEIPQSVENIILKATAKDSYYRYESVDSMEDDIRTSLNPERLNELPFAIPEDHDATKAIPVITDDQLSSVDETIIRGPEKNTLVYADDEESDSVAESKSKKKQKKQKKQKKQKKQKNKSEHKGKKRKNMPAILVTTFLVLALLAVLSVTVLPPLLVSKEVTIPDLKGEELDDAITELLELDLKVGETIGIEDEEVEAGLVIKTNPKEGKTVKEGAVIDIYQSIGKETISLSSYEGREYSDVKSLLDKMGFKNISVTEKYDDSAAGTIIEQSPSGATEVVPSETELELTVSKGADLLSLKNLTGFNKAGLDDYSSESGIKIDVEEEIYDDSVAEGLVISQSPEPATKVEKGSTVKVVISKGKEEIPPKSVTEEIKIEYDPVEPGKTQKIQIFIEDIDNSMTEPQETFYIREDAKRTIELMVSPDKKAGYKVMRDNQVIIDESVSYPE; encoded by the coding sequence ATGTTGATTGGTAGAAGAATCAACGGCCGTTATAAACTGATCGAGATGGTCGGCGGCGGCGGTATGGCGAATGTTTACCTTGCAAGGGATATGATCTTAGATAGGGATGTCGCATTGAAAATCCTTCGCATGGACTTTAATAATGACGAGGAGTTCATCAAGCGCTTCAATCGGGAAGCCCAATCGGCAACCAGTTTGGCCCATCCCAATATCGTAAGCATTTATGATGTTGGTGAAGAAGATTCCATCTATTATATTGTAATGGAATACGTTGACGGGTTTACACTTAAGCAATACATACAAAAATATTATCCAATTCCAGTTGATGAAGCCTTGGATATCATGAGGCAAATCACGGCAGCGATTTCCCATGCCCATCATAATGGGATCATTCATCGTGATATCAAGCCACAGAACATTTTGATTGATAAAGAAGGAACCGTCAAGATTACGGACTTCGGCATTGCATTGGCACTAAGTGCAACAAACATCACGCAGACCAACGCAGTCTTGGGCTCGGTTCATTATTTATCTCCGGAACAGGCCAGAGGCGGTATGGCCAATAAGAAGTCGGACATTTATTCACTTGGCATCGTCATGTTTGAATTGTTGACGGGAAGATTGCCATTTTCGGGTGAATCAGCCGTGTCGATAGCTCTTAAACATTTACAATCGGAAACTCCGTCGCCAAAACGCTGGAACTCTGAAATACCACAGAGTGTGGAGAATATTATCTTGAAAGCGACAGCCAAAGATTCATATTACCGCTATGAGAGCGTAGACTCGATGGAAGATGACATACGGACGTCGCTTAATCCTGAGCGTTTAAATGAACTGCCTTTTGCCATTCCCGAAGATCATGATGCAACAAAAGCCATCCCCGTCATAACGGATGATCAGCTTTCCAGCGTCGATGAGACAATCATAAGGGGTCCTGAAAAAAATACTTTAGTTTATGCGGATGATGAGGAAAGTGATTCTGTAGCAGAGAGTAAATCGAAAAAGAAACAGAAGAAACAGAAGAAACAAAAGAAACAGAAAAAACAAAAAAACAAGTCGGAACATAAAGGTAAAAAACGAAAGAACATGCCTGCAATCCTGGTGACCACCTTTTTAGTTCTCGCCCTGCTTGCTGTTTTATCTGTCACTGTTTTACCTCCCCTCCTTGTCTCGAAGGAAGTGACGATCCCGGACCTTAAAGGGGAAGAATTGGATGATGCCATTACTGAATTGCTTGAATTGGATCTGAAAGTTGGAGAAACGATCGGGATTGAAGATGAAGAGGTTGAAGCTGGTCTTGTGATCAAAACCAACCCTAAGGAAGGTAAGACGGTCAAGGAAGGTGCAGTGATCGATATTTATCAAAGCATTGGTAAAGAGACGATTTCATTGTCCAGCTATGAAGGTCGAGAATACTCTGATGTTAAATCCCTGCTTGATAAAATGGGATTCAAAAACATAAGCGTTACTGAAAAATATGATGACAGTGCAGCCGGCACGATCATTGAACAATCGCCCTCGGGTGCCACTGAGGTCGTACCATCCGAAACGGAGCTCGAGTTAACGGTCAGTAAAGGGGCAGATCTCCTGAGCTTGAAGAACTTAACGGGGTTCAATAAAGCTGGCCTTGATGATTATTCCAGTGAAAGTGGAATAAAGATCGATGTCGAAGAAGAAATCTATGATGATTCCGTAGCGGAGGGGCTTGTCATTTCCCAGTCACCGGAACCTGCTACGAAGGTGGAAAAGGGCAGTACTGTGAAAGTGGTCATTTCAAAAGGGAAAGAAGAGATTCCTCCCAAGAGTGTAACGGAGGAAATCAAAATCGAGTATGATCCGGTTGAGCCAGGCAAAACGCAAAAAATACAAATTTTCATCGAGGATATCGACAATAGCATGACGGAGCCTCAAGAAACATTCTATATAAGGGAAGATGCGAAGAGAACGATCGAATTAATGGTTTCCCCGGATAAGAAAGCAGGATATAAAGTCATGCGGGACAATCAGGTCATCATTGACGAATCCGTCTCATATCCAGAATAA
- the fmt gene encoding methionyl-tRNA formyltransferase: MTKIIFMGTPDFSVPVLRRIIDEGYDVIAVVTQPDRPVGRKKVLTPPPVKVEAEKHGIPVYQPEKIRKKEELEKIIALNADLVVTAAFGQILPNELLDAPKYGCINVHASLLPELRGGAPIHYSILQGKEKTGITIMYMAEKLDAGDILTQAEVAIEEQDNVGTLHDKLSKIGSDLLAETLPKLINEELQPIKQDEAKASFAPNIKRSEERIDWSKSGEDIYNHVRGLNPWPVAYTTLDGSILKIWQVKKLEDGNQAVPGTVIDVQNDGFIVSTGNETAILVTELQPSGKKKMPAKDYLRGAGSFIKAGMKLGEQNEAN, encoded by the coding sequence ATGACGAAAATAATATTTATGGGTACACCGGACTTTTCAGTGCCGGTATTGAGAAGAATCATTGATGAAGGGTATGATGTGATCGCTGTTGTCACACAGCCCGATCGTCCAGTAGGCCGCAAAAAGGTGCTAACGCCGCCTCCAGTTAAGGTCGAAGCCGAAAAGCATGGGATTCCCGTTTATCAGCCCGAAAAAATCCGTAAAAAAGAAGAACTTGAAAAGATCATCGCATTGAATGCTGACTTGGTGGTGACGGCGGCTTTCGGACAAATCCTTCCGAATGAATTGCTGGATGCCCCTAAGTACGGATGTATTAATGTACATGCCTCCCTGCTTCCAGAACTGCGTGGAGGGGCGCCCATTCATTATTCCATTTTACAGGGGAAAGAAAAGACTGGGATAACCATCATGTATATGGCGGAAAAATTGGATGCCGGTGATATATTGACTCAGGCGGAAGTTGCTATAGAGGAACAAGATAATGTCGGAACGCTGCATGATAAATTAAGCAAGATAGGGTCGGATTTACTTGCAGAGACACTTCCGAAACTTATTAATGAGGAGTTACAGCCGATCAAGCAGGATGAGGCTAAAGCGTCTTTTGCACCTAACATCAAGCGGTCAGAGGAAAGAATCGACTGGTCGAAATCAGGGGAAGACATCTATAACCATGTACGCGGCCTGAATCCTTGGCCTGTTGCTTATACAACCTTAGACGGGTCCATTTTGAAGATTTGGCAGGTAAAGAAACTTGAAGATGGCAATCAGGCTGTGCCGGGCACGGTCATTGATGTACAAAATGATGGTTTCATCGTTTCGACAGGCAATGAGACGGCAATACTGGTTACAGAACTGCAGCCTTCAGGAAAGAAAAAAATGCCGGCGAAAGATTACTTGCGCGGAGCCGGATCGTTCATTAAAGCAGGCATGAAGTTAGGAGAACAGAATGAAGCAAACTAA
- the rlmN gene encoding 23S rRNA (adenine(2503)-C(2))-methyltransferase RlmN, producing the protein MAEITKSSRVRKDTTPEKPSIYSLELHQIKEWLVQNGEKAFRADQVYDWLYKKRVSSFEDMSNLSKSLRDKLESQFTFTTLKTLIQQTSNDGTMKFLFELQDGYSIETVLMRHEYGNSICVTTQVGCRIGCTFCASTLGGLKRNLESGEIVAQVVKVQQALDESEERVSSVVIMGIGEPFDNYDNMMSFLKNINHEKGLNIGARHITVSTSGIIPKIYKFAEESMQINFAVSLHAPNTELRSKLMPINKAYKLPDLIEAIKYYTEKTGRRVSFEYGLFGGENDTVEHAEELATLIKGIKCHVNLIPVNYVPERNYVRTPRDQIFEFEKTLKKRGINVTIRREQGSDIDAACGQLRAKERKEETR; encoded by the coding sequence ATGGCAGAAATCACTAAATCATCTAGAGTAAGAAAAGATACGACACCAGAAAAACCGTCGATTTACTCATTGGAGCTACACCAAATTAAAGAATGGCTTGTTCAAAATGGAGAAAAGGCATTCCGGGCCGATCAAGTATATGACTGGCTTTATAAAAAACGTGTCTCCAGTTTTGAAGACATGTCCAACCTTTCGAAATCATTACGGGATAAGCTGGAATCGCAATTCACCTTCACAACTTTGAAAACTTTGATTCAGCAAACGTCCAATGACGGAACGATGAAGTTTTTATTTGAACTCCAAGATGGTTATTCGATAGAAACGGTGCTTATGCGCCATGAATACGGAAACTCCATTTGCGTGACAACGCAGGTAGGATGTAGAATTGGCTGTACATTCTGTGCGTCGACATTAGGCGGTTTAAAGCGGAATCTTGAATCAGGGGAAATAGTTGCCCAGGTCGTAAAGGTTCAGCAAGCACTTGACGAATCGGAAGAACGTGTTAGTTCTGTCGTAATCATGGGTATAGGTGAACCGTTTGATAACTACGATAATATGATGTCATTCTTGAAGAATATAAACCATGAAAAGGGCTTGAACATCGGGGCACGTCATATTACCGTTTCCACAAGTGGAATCATTCCTAAGATCTATAAGTTTGCCGAAGAAAGCATGCAAATAAACTTTGCTGTTTCCCTTCATGCACCGAATACGGAATTGAGAAGTAAATTGATGCCGATCAATAAGGCCTACAAACTTCCAGACTTGATCGAAGCAATCAAGTACTATACAGAAAAAACAGGTCGCCGTGTAAGTTTTGAATATGGTCTATTCGGTGGCGAGAATGATACAGTGGAGCACGCTGAAGAATTAGCAACTTTAATAAAAGGGATAAAATGCCATGTTAACTTAATACCGGTTAACTATGTACCTGAACGCAACTATGTACGAACACCTCGGGACCAAATTTTTGAGTTTGAAAAAACATTGAAGAAGCGCGGCATTAATGTAACGATCCGAAGGGAACAAGGCAGTGATATTGACGCAGCCTGCGGCCAGCTTCGGGCCAAGGAGCGCAAAGAAGAGACGAGGTGA
- a CDS encoding Asp23/Gls24 family envelope stress response protein, protein MSIELQTKYGQIDISNEVIATVAGGAAVDCYGIIGMSSKKQFKDGIAEILRKENFTKGVIVRQEEEEVHIDMYIIVSYGTKISEVAHNVQSKVKYTLDKTVGLAVDSVNIFVQGVRVTNP, encoded by the coding sequence ATGTCTATCGAATTACAAACGAAGTATGGACAAATTGATATCTCTAATGAGGTTATCGCTACTGTAGCAGGCGGCGCAGCCGTGGATTGCTACGGAATTATAGGAATGTCTTCCAAAAAACAATTTAAAGACGGCATTGCCGAAATTTTAAGAAAAGAAAACTTTACTAAGGGTGTAATTGTCCGTCAAGAAGAGGAAGAAGTTCATATCGATATGTATATTATCGTAAGTTATGGAACGAAAATCTCGGAAGTTGCACATAATGTGCAATCAAAGGTAAAGTACACCCTGGACAAAACTGTAGGATTAGCTGTTGATTCCGTCAACATTTTTGTACAGGGAGTTCGTGTGACGAACCCTTAA
- the rpmB gene encoding 50S ribosomal protein L28, with protein sequence MARKCVITGRRTRSGNSRSHAMNASKRTWGANLQKVRILVDGKPKRVYVSARALKSGKVERV encoded by the coding sequence ATGGCACGTAAATGTGTAATCACTGGAAGAAGAACTCGTTCTGGTAACAGCCGCTCTCACGCAATGAACGCTAGCAAGCGTACATGGGGCGCTAACCTTCAAAAAGTACGTATTTTAGTTGACGGTAAACCTAAACGTGTATACGTTTCTGCAAGAGCTCTTAAATCGGGCAAAGTAGAACGCGTATAA
- the rpe gene encoding ribulose-phosphate 3-epimerase, protein MVKIAPSILSADFAKLGEEILDVERGGADLIHVDVMDGHFVPNITIGSLIVDAIRPITKLPLDVHLMIEQPDRYIEAFAKAGADYITVHVEACTHLHRTIQLIKSFGVKAGVVLNPATPASLIQPIIEDIDMVLLMTVNPGFGGQKFIKSVLPKIAEVKAMAEMYNQNLEIEIDGGVNEETAKLCIEQGATILVAGSAIYNQEDRNAAIQKIRGK, encoded by the coding sequence ATGGTTAAAATCGCACCATCCATTTTATCAGCTGACTTTGCAAAATTGGGAGAAGAAATTCTTGATGTGGAAAGGGGCGGAGCGGATTTAATCCATGTAGATGTCATGGATGGGCATTTCGTGCCGAATATAACGATAGGCTCGCTGATTGTCGATGCCATCCGTCCCATAACAAAGCTTCCGCTTGATGTTCATTTAATGATCGAACAACCAGATCGTTATATCGAGGCCTTCGCGAAAGCAGGAGCCGATTATATAACTGTACATGTAGAGGCATGCACACATTTGCATCGGACGATCCAATTGATTAAATCTTTTGGTGTAAAGGCAGGCGTGGTGCTTAATCCAGCCACTCCAGCTTCCTTGATCCAACCAATAATCGAAGATATTGACATGGTATTGTTGATGACGGTCAATCCTGGTTTTGGCGGACAAAAGTTCATTAAATCCGTTCTTCCCAAAATTGCCGAAGTGAAGGCGATGGCGGAAATGTATAATCAAAATCTGGAAATAGAGATTGATGGTGGAGTAAATGAAGAAACGGCTAAACTATGTATTGAACAAGGGGCGACAATCCTTGTGGCAGGCTCGGCAATATATAATCAAGAAGATCGAAACGCAGCGATTCAAAAGATTCGGGGAAAGTGA
- the spoVM gene encoding stage V sporulation protein SpoVM, giving the protein MKFYTIKLPKVLGSLVRAMLGAFKKG; this is encoded by the coding sequence ATGAAATTTTATACGATTAAATTGCCAAAAGTTCTGGGCAGTTTGGTAAGGGCTATGCTCGGAGCGTTTAAAAAAGGCTGA
- the rsgA gene encoding ribosome small subunit-dependent GTPase A, whose protein sequence is MPEGKIIKALSGFYYVLDGEEVYQCRGRGLFRKNKVTPLVGDYVVFEAENKTDGTVTEIKPRKNELIRPQISNVDQAILVFSAVEPDFSPALLDRFLVLIEDNEIEPIIVVTKLDLVTAENQKKLSQYIKDYQKLGYTVLETSSVTAGGIEELVPYLEGKTSVFAGQSGVGKSSLLNAINPELALKTDDISSHLGRGKHTTRHVELIHIGSGLVADTPGFSSLEFMEMEAERLSYCFPEMHKHGEDCKFRACLHDKEPKCAVKEAVDAGEIPRYRYEHYMQFLEEIRDRKPRY, encoded by the coding sequence ATGCCCGAAGGAAAAATTATCAAAGCATTAAGTGGATTTTATTATGTCCTTGATGGTGAAGAGGTCTATCAATGCCGTGGAAGGGGCCTGTTCAGGAAGAATAAGGTAACCCCGCTCGTGGGTGATTATGTTGTGTTTGAAGCGGAAAATAAAACGGACGGGACCGTGACCGAAATAAAACCGCGAAAGAATGAATTGATACGTCCACAAATCTCGAATGTAGACCAGGCAATCCTTGTCTTTTCGGCAGTAGAACCTGATTTCAGTCCGGCATTGCTTGATCGATTCCTCGTACTGATTGAAGATAACGAAATCGAACCGATTATCGTCGTGACGAAACTGGACTTGGTTACAGCTGAAAACCAAAAGAAATTGTCTCAGTATATCAAGGACTATCAGAAACTTGGCTATACTGTACTGGAAACATCTTCTGTTACCGCTGGAGGAATTGAAGAACTAGTGCCGTATTTAGAAGGAAAAACCAGTGTATTTGCCGGGCAGTCAGGTGTTGGGAAATCGTCTTTGCTGAATGCAATCAATCCTGAATTGGCTTTAAAGACGGATGATATTTCTTCACACTTGGGACGTGGGAAGCATACCACCCGCCACGTTGAATTGATTCATATCGGCTCTGGACTTGTCGCGGATACTCCAGGGTTCAGTTCACTTGAATTCATGGAAATGGAAGCTGAACGGTTATCCTATTGCTTCCCGGAAATGCATAAGCATGGGGAAGACTGTAAATTCAGGGCCTGCCTGCACGATAAAGAACCAAAGTGTGCAGTGAAGGAAGCGGTTGATGCCGGGGAAATTCCACGTTATCGATATGAACATTATATGCAATTCTTAGAAGAAATCAGAGATAGAAAGCCGAGGTATTAA
- the rsmB gene encoding 16S rRNA (cytosine(967)-C(5))-methyltransferase RsmB, giving the protein MKQTKKGVREIALDILESVEKNQSYSNLLLNNLIKKHQLSVVDSGLLTEISYGTIQRKMTLDYYLNPYIKQPKKTQSWVINLLRLSVYQMVYLDKVPDHAIIFEAVEISKKRGHKGTSSMVNGVLRNIQRNGVPSLDEIKDDLERLSIEVSHPIWLVKRWVEQFGYEKTKEMCEINLTAPLQTGRVNLKKISRRELISILTEEGYDVEASEVVPEAIVSYKGNLAHSESYKLGYLSIQDESSMLVAHALGANENDAVLDCCAAPGGKTTHIAEGLTTGQVYALDLHEHKVKLIKEQAERLKLRNNIKTMALDSRKVQEHFNKEGFDRVLIDAPCSGLGVMRRKPDVKYTKTKDDIMKLSSIQKQLLESAAPLVKQGGRLVYSTCTVDKEENDKVAAAFLESHPDFESDATLSARMPESVQPFIEGHTLQVFPQYFSSDGFFIASFRKKVL; this is encoded by the coding sequence ATGAAGCAAACTAAAAAGGGAGTACGTGAAATCGCTCTCGATATTTTGGAATCTGTGGAGAAAAACCAATCCTACAGTAACCTATTATTGAACAACTTGATTAAAAAGCACCAGTTATCCGTCGTGGACAGCGGTTTGCTTACAGAAATAAGCTACGGTACCATACAGCGTAAGATGACTTTGGATTATTATTTGAACCCATATATTAAACAACCTAAAAAAACGCAAAGCTGGGTCATCAATTTACTTAGGCTTTCCGTTTACCAAATGGTCTATTTAGATAAAGTGCCTGATCATGCAATCATTTTCGAGGCTGTAGAAATTTCCAAAAAACGCGGACACAAGGGTACATCTTCGATGGTCAATGGCGTGCTTCGCAACATCCAAAGGAATGGTGTTCCTTCTTTAGATGAAATTAAAGATGATCTGGAACGGCTTTCCATAGAAGTAAGTCATCCAATTTGGCTTGTAAAGCGCTGGGTAGAGCAATTTGGCTATGAAAAAACCAAGGAAATGTGTGAAATCAACTTAACTGCGCCATTACAGACGGGGCGGGTTAATTTAAAGAAGATTTCACGCCGTGAACTGATCAGCATATTAACGGAAGAAGGATATGATGTTGAAGCAAGTGAAGTCGTTCCCGAAGCAATTGTCAGCTATAAAGGGAATCTTGCTCATTCAGAAAGCTATAAGTTGGGTTATTTATCGATTCAGGACGAGAGTTCAATGCTTGTTGCCCATGCATTGGGTGCGAATGAAAATGATGCTGTACTCGATTGCTGTGCCGCACCTGGAGGGAAAACGACACATATCGCAGAAGGCTTGACCACTGGACAAGTATATGCCCTCGACCTTCATGAGCATAAGGTCAAGCTCATTAAAGAGCAGGCGGAGCGCCTAAAGCTCAGAAACAATATTAAGACAATGGCCCTTGATAGCAGAAAAGTGCAAGAACACTTCAATAAGGAAGGTTTTGACAGGGTCCTGATCGATGCACCATGTTCCGGGTTGGGAGTCATGCGCCGGAAGCCTGATGTAAAGTACACTAAAACAAAAGATGATATAATGAAACTCTCAAGTATACAAAAACAATTATTGGAATCGGCTGCCCCGCTTGTTAAGCAAGGCGGACGGTTAGTATATAGTACCTGTACGGTGGATAAAGAAGAAAATGACAAAGTCGCTGCAGCATTTTTGGAAAGCCACCCGGATTTTGAAAGCGATGCAACCTTGTCCGCAAGAATGCCTGAAAGCGTTCAGCCATTCATCGAGGGTCATACGCTGCAAGTTTTTCCGCAATATTTTAGCAGTGACGGATTCTTTATTGCGAGTTTTAGAAAGAAGGTGCTGTAA
- a CDS encoding Stp1/IreP family PP2C-type Ser/Thr phosphatase, which translates to MRAIFKTDRGKVRQHNEDNGGIFKNSEGVRLAIVADGMGGHRAGDVASAMTINLLKKGWEVSTGIETANDAEDWLKQQIFSVNQLLFEHAEANTECKGMGTTIVAAICTDKFATIANIGDSRCYLYNESGFKQVTEDHSLVNELVRSGQISKEDAENHPRKNVLLRALGTEMQVEMDIMTVIFEENDLLLLCSDGLTNKVSEQELEETVTNGQSLEEKANSLIDKANHYGGEDNITLVLVQFTEESESR; encoded by the coding sequence ATGAGGGCAATATTTAAGACAGACCGTGGAAAAGTCCGCCAGCATAATGAAGATAATGGCGGAATCTTTAAGAACTCGGAAGGCGTTCGCCTTGCCATCGTTGCAGATGGCATGGGCGGCCACCGTGCCGGGGATGTAGCCAGTGCAATGACGATAAACCTTCTGAAAAAGGGCTGGGAAGTATCAACCGGAATCGAAACGGCAAATGATGCCGAGGATTGGCTGAAGCAGCAAATCTTCTCGGTCAATCAGTTGCTTTTTGAACATGCAGAAGCGAATACGGAATGTAAAGGCATGGGGACCACCATTGTTGCAGCCATTTGCACCGACAAGTTTGCTACGATTGCCAACATCGGGGACAGCCGGTGTTATTTGTATAATGAGAGCGGTTTTAAGCAGGTCACGGAAGATCATTCACTCGTTAACGAATTGGTCCGTTCCGGGCAGATATCGAAGGAAGATGCCGAAAACCATCCACGGAAAAATGTTTTATTACGAGCCTTGGGGACAGAAATGCAAGTGGAAATGGACATTATGACGGTAATCTTCGAAGAAAATGATTTACTATTGCTTTGTTCGGATGGATTGACGAATAAAGTGAGTGAACAGGAACTGGAAGAAACGGTAACCAATGGACAGTCACTTGAAGAAAAGGCGAATTCATTAATAGATAAGGCCAATCACTACGGTGGGGAAGATAATATCACACTTGTACTTGTTCAATTTACTGAAGAAAGTGAAAGCAGGTGA